Part of the Labilibaculum antarcticum genome, ACCGTAGATCCAGTATCTGCCGGCAATATTTGGGAAAAAGCACGTATTTCGGGCGTACCAGGAATCGAACGAAACCGAAGAGGGCATCCTTTAAACATGAAAATGACTGCCCGTAAAACTGCCAAACAACAAAACATTACTTTCGAAGAAGCAAAATACGTGATTGCACATTTGGGTGGTGGAATTTCGATTGCTTCGGTTGATGGTGGCAAAATTGTTGATGTAAACGATGCACTAATGGGAATGGGACCATTCTCTCCCAACCGAGCCGGCGCTTTGCCAAGCCGAGGAGTAATGGATTTGTGTTACTCCATGCCAAGAAATGAAGTTGAAGCACTACTCAGTAAAAACAGTGGTTTAAAAGCTTATCTGGGTGTAGATGATCTTCGGGATGTTTTCAAATTAATCGACTCAGGCAATGAAAAGGCACAACTCATTTACGATGCATTTGTCTATCAAATCGCGAAGGAAATTGGAGCTTATCATGTTGCCCTTAAATGCAAGGCGAATGGAATCATCATAACTGGTGGCATAGCCTATTCGGAGCGCTTCATTTCTGATTTAAAAACCTATGTTGAAAAACTGACAAACTTCTTTGTATATCCGGGTGAAAACGAGATGGAAGCGCTTGCCGAAGGTGCGTTTCGGGTGATCGATGGAAAAGAGATGGCTTTGGAATATTAAGTAAGGATATCCCTTTAACTTATTTAATTTCTTTACTCACAAACGGACATCTTGATAACAAATATTAGGTAAAATGCAAAGAAATAGCTAAAAACTGCACGGTATCGCAGGTTAATTTTATTAACTTAGTAAGAATTCACTCAACTAACTTTTTTTGTGCAATGACCACCCCAAAC contains:
- the buk gene encoding butyrate kinase, with translation MNSNEIVIVINPGSTSTKIALYNRTELINELIVRHSQVDLDQFQKVTDQFEYRYQMVEDGLDEMLSKEDLHVVGIVGRGGIVKPLEGGTYRINNSFLEDAKTGKYGDHASNLGSMLANKLAKHFNLDESFTVDPVSAGNIWEKARISGVPGIERNRRGHPLNMKMTARKTAKQQNITFEEAKYVIAHLGGGISIASVDGGKIVDVNDALMGMGPFSPNRAGALPSRGVMDLCYSMPRNEVEALLSKNSGLKAYLGVDDLRDVFKLIDSGNEKAQLIYDAFVYQIAKEIGAYHVALKCKANGIIITGGIAYSERFISDLKTYVEKLTNFFVYPGENEMEALAEGAFRVIDGKEMALEY